One region of Betaproteobacteria bacterium genomic DNA includes:
- a CDS encoding DUF58 domain-containing protein, with product MASINLSLRQRISDWIFRARFPEQPPIILTQRRIFILPTRTGYFFAFVLILLLIASINYSLSLGFLLTFLLASMGGVSMLHTFRNLARLSISPGKVEPVFAGDTAQFALVFTNPGMPRFSLGAKRARLVAAEPVFADVGESGSTTLHLAMRAERRGRLQCDRVEIFTEYPTGLFHAWSYVDFGTRCLVYPRPDPGAGALPLDAHATGQGNIPIRGDEEFQSLRAYRPGDTLRQIAWKALARGQGLLVKEFGATASADLWLDFEMLQGLAVEERLSRLTWWVMEAERAQVPYGLRLPNRVVRPLAGSRHRDECLEALALYGILEPTLEPM from the coding sequence ATGGCCAGCATCAATCTCAGTCTTCGCCAGCGTATTTCCGACTGGATTTTCCGCGCGCGTTTTCCGGAACAACCGCCGATTATTTTGACGCAGCGGCGGATTTTCATCCTGCCAACCCGCACAGGCTATTTCTTCGCGTTCGTACTGATCCTGCTGCTGATCGCCTCGATCAACTACAGCCTGTCGCTGGGCTTCCTGCTCACATTCCTGCTGGCCAGCATGGGCGGCGTGTCGATGCTGCATACCTTTCGCAATCTGGCGAGACTGTCCATCAGCCCAGGCAAAGTTGAGCCGGTGTTTGCCGGCGATACCGCGCAATTTGCGCTGGTATTCACCAATCCCGGCATGCCACGATTTTCCCTGGGCGCGAAGCGTGCAAGGCTCGTTGCCGCCGAACCTGTCTTTGCCGATGTCGGTGAAAGCGGCAGCACGACCCTGCATCTGGCAATGCGCGCAGAGCGGCGCGGCCGGCTGCAATGCGATCGCGTGGAAATCTTCACCGAATATCCGACCGGCCTTTTCCACGCCTGGTCATACGTCGATTTTGGCACGCGCTGCCTCGTTTATCCGCGGCCCGATCCGGGTGCGGGTGCGCTGCCGCTGGACGCGCATGCCACCGGCCAAGGCAATATCCCGATTCGCGGCGACGAAGAATTCCAGTCGTTGCGTGCCTACCGGCCGGGCGATACCTTGCGCCAGATTGCCTGGAAGGCGTTAGCCCGCGGCCAGGGCCTGCTGGTGAAGGAATTTGGCGCCACTGCCAGCGCCGATCTGTGGCTGGATTTTGAAATGTTGCAGGGCCTGGCGGTGGAGGAGCGGCTTTCGCGCCTGACGTGGTGGGTCATGGAAGCAGAACGCGCGCAAGTACCCTACGGCCTTCGGTTGCCGAATCGCGTTGTGCGTCCACTAGCGGGGAGCCGGCATCGTGATGAGTGTCTGGAGGCGCTGGCCTTGTACGGCATTTTGGAGCCCACGTTGGAGCCGATGTAG
- a CDS encoding DUF3488 domain-containing transglutaminase family protein yields the protein MLNQGALTLANITWLLAAMAFVIAPHVTRLPIWVSAVCVGAGLARWWIARRGLRTPPWWIMAMLAVAVAAGALVEYRQLIGREVGVTLLIAMLCLKVLEMRMKRDVVIAIFLGFFLAMTNFLYSQTILMGLYMLACVWIFVATLVGFNRINTEATVRERLVPAFWLLIQAIPLMLVLFFLFPRLSGPLWRMPGADSAGSGLSDEMSPGDISKLSLSDAVAFRVDFDAAVPETQDLYWRGPVLGRQVGRSWKMYPVRAAPRIQYDALSPPVKYRVTLQPSNKPWLFALDLPAAAPPEASILGDFQLRSFGLVTSLRSYEMSSHLRYRVGTDLPPEALRPYLQYNEDINPRTIAYAKKLREDNPDPKVLIEKLMARYNSEFEYTLEPPRLGLHPVDEFLFDTKKGFCEHYAGSFVLILRAAGIPARVVTGYQGGEVNPISRQLVVRQSEAHAWSEVWLEDLGWVRADPTFAVSPLRINRGMTEALGPQGVLNGLIQADRFGLLKQIGFTWDAVNSQWNQWVVGFNQERQRFAFESWLGVRDMDWRQLAIWLIVGMVSSSGVVGLILLMKIYRTRTEPVVAAYARFCAKLAKAGVSRAPSEGPMDLLSRLARERPALAVRARPVLEAYVALRYAP from the coding sequence ATGCTCAACCAGGGCGCCCTGACACTTGCCAACATCACGTGGTTGCTGGCGGCTATGGCGTTTGTCATCGCGCCGCACGTCACGCGCTTGCCAATATGGGTGAGCGCTGTGTGTGTGGGCGCGGGACTCGCGCGCTGGTGGATTGCCCGCCGCGGACTGCGCACGCCGCCGTGGTGGATCATGGCGATGCTTGCCGTGGCGGTCGCTGCCGGTGCCTTGGTTGAATACCGGCAACTGATCGGCCGCGAGGTCGGCGTGACATTGCTGATTGCGATGTTGTGCCTGAAGGTCCTCGAGATGCGCATGAAGCGCGATGTCGTCATCGCCATCTTCCTGGGCTTCTTCCTGGCGATGACCAACTTCCTGTATTCCCAAACCATCCTGATGGGCCTTTACATGCTCGCCTGCGTGTGGATTTTCGTCGCCACGCTCGTGGGATTCAATCGCATCAATACCGAGGCCACCGTTCGGGAACGGCTGGTCCCGGCTTTCTGGCTGCTGATTCAGGCGATCCCGTTGATGCTGGTTTTGTTTTTCCTGTTTCCGCGGCTATCCGGCCCGTTGTGGCGCATGCCGGGCGCTGATTCGGCGGGCAGCGGTCTGTCCGATGAAATGTCACCGGGCGATATCAGCAAGCTCTCGCTGTCGGATGCGGTGGCATTTCGCGTGGATTTCGATGCGGCCGTACCGGAAACGCAGGATTTGTATTGGCGCGGGCCGGTGCTCGGCCGGCAGGTTGGCCGCTCGTGGAAAATGTATCCGGTCCGTGCCGCGCCGCGCATTCAATACGATGCGCTGTCGCCCCCCGTCAAATACCGCGTCACGCTTCAACCCAGCAACAAACCTTGGTTGTTTGCACTGGACCTTCCCGCCGCCGCGCCCCCCGAAGCCAGTATTCTGGGCGATTTTCAACTGCGCTCATTCGGCCTGGTAACGAGCCTCCGGTCCTACGAAATGTCGTCACACCTGCGTTACCGCGTCGGCACTGATCTGCCGCCGGAAGCGCTGCGCCCCTATCTCCAATACAACGAAGACATCAATCCGCGAACCATCGCCTACGCGAAGAAACTGCGCGAAGACAATCCCGATCCGAAAGTGCTGATCGAAAAACTGATGGCGCGCTACAACAGCGAGTTCGAATACACGCTCGAACCCCCTCGTCTCGGTCTTCATCCGGTCGACGAGTTTCTGTTCGATACCAAAAAGGGATTCTGCGAACACTATGCCGGCAGCTTCGTCCTGATCCTGCGCGCCGCCGGCATTCCCGCGCGCGTCGTCACCGGCTATCAGGGCGGCGAGGTCAACCCCATTTCCCGCCAACTGGTGGTGCGCCAATCCGAAGCGCACGCCTGGTCCGAAGTCTGGCTGGAAGACCTGGGCTGGGTGCGCGCCGATCCGACCTTTGCCGTCTCGCCGCTGCGAATCAATCGCGGCATGACCGAGGCGCTGGGCCCGCAGGGTGTGCTCAACGGATTGATACAGGCAGACCGGTTCGGCCTGTTGAAGCAGATCGGATTTACCTGGGACGCGGTCAACAGCCAATGGAACCAATGGGTGGTCGGATTCAATCAGGAGCGCCAGCGCTTCGCATTCGAATCCTGGCTAGGCGTGCGCGACATGGATTGGCGGCAACTCGCCATTTGGCTGATCGTCGGCATGGTCTCATCGAGCGGGGTTGTCGGGCTAATTCTCCTGATGAAGATTTATCGAACGCGCACGGAGCCGGTCGTCGCGGCGTACGCGCGGTTTTGCGCCAAGCTGGCCAAGGCCGGGGTTTCCCGTGCGCCCAGTGAAGGGCCGATGGACCTGCTCTCGCGGCTCGCACGCGAGCGGCCTGCGCTTGCCGTTCGTGCGCGCCCGGTGCTGGAGGCTTATGTTGCGCTGCGCTACGCGCCCTGA